A single window of Helicobacter pylori NCTC 11637 = CCUG 17874 = ATCC 43504 = JCM 12093 DNA harbors:
- the rplQ gene encoding 50S ribosomal protein L17 → MRHKHGYRKLGRTSSHRKALLKNLAIALIEHNKIETGIYKAKELRSYIEKLTTAARVGDFNAHRHVFAYLQNKEATHKLVTEIAPKYAQRNGGYTRIQRTTFRRGDASTLATIEFV, encoded by the coding sequence ATGAGACACAAACACGGATACCGCAAGCTTGGGAGAACCAGCTCGCACAGAAAGGCGTTATTAAAGAATTTAGCGATCGCTTTGATTGAGCATAACAAAATTGAAACAGGGATTTATAAAGCTAAGGAATTGCGCAGTTACATTGAGAAATTAACGACAGCGGCTCGTGTGGGCGATTTTAACGCACACCGCCATGTTTTTGCGTATTTGCAAAACAAAGAAGCCACCCACAAGCTTGTAACTGAAATCGCGCCCAAATACGCGCAAAGGAATGGCGGATACACCAGGATCCAACGCACCACTTTTAGAAGAGGGGACGCTTCCACTCTAGCCACCATTGAATTTGTATGA
- the trpB gene encoding tryptophan synthase subunit beta — protein sequence MNQKAYFGEFGGSFVSELLVPALRELEQAFDACLKDEKFQKEYFRLLKDFVGRPSPLTLCQNIVSNPKVKLYLKREDLIHGGAHKTNQALGQALLAKKMGKTRIIAETGAGQHGVATAIACALLGLKCVIFMGSKDIKRQEMNVFRMRLLGAEVREVNSGSATLKDAVNEALRDWASSYKDTHYLLGTAAGPHPYPTMVKTFQKMIGDEVKSQILEKENRLPDYVIACVGGGSNAIGIFSAFLNDKEVKLIGVEPAGLGLETNKHGATLNKGRVGILHGNKTYLLQDDEGQIIESHSISAGLDYPGVGPEHSYLKESGRAFYESASDAEALEAFSLLCQKEGIIPALESSHALAYALKLAQKCEEESIIIVNLSGRGDKDLSTVYNALKGGLK from the coding sequence ATGAATCAAAAAGCGTATTTTGGGGAGTTTGGAGGGAGTTTTGTTTCAGAATTGTTAGTGCCTGCATTAAGAGAGTTAGAACAGGCGTTTGATGCGTGTTTGAAAGATGAAAAATTCCAAAAAGAATATTTTCGTCTTTTAAAAGATTTTGTGGGCCGTCCTAGCCCTTTAACCTTGTGTCAAAATATCGTTTCTAACCCTAAAGTCAAGCTTTATCTAAAACGAGAGGATTTAATCCATGGCGGGGCGCACAAGACCAATCAAGCTTTAGGGCAGGCTCTTTTAGCGAAAAAAATGGGTAAAACAAGAATTATTGCTGAAACAGGCGCTGGGCAGCATGGCGTGGCGACGGCTATCGCTTGCGCGTTGTTGGGTTTAAAATGCGTGATTTTTATGGGATCTAAAGACATCAAGCGCCAGGAAATGAATGTTTTTAGAATGCGTTTATTAGGCGCTGAAGTGAGAGAGGTTAATTCAGGGAGCGCGACGCTTAAAGACGCTGTGAATGAAGCCTTAAGGGATTGGGCGAGCAGTTACAAGGACACGCATTATTTGCTAGGCACAGCCGCCGGGCCACACCCTTACCCCACAATGGTTAAAACCTTTCAAAAAATGATAGGCGATGAGGTTAAAAGCCAGATTTTAGAAAAAGAAAACCGCTTGCCTGATTATGTTATCGCATGCGTTGGAGGGGGGTCTAACGCTATAGGGATATTCAGCGCGTTTTTAAACGACAAAGAGGTTAAACTCATAGGCGTAGAGCCGGCGGGTTTAGGGCTAGAAACCAATAAGCATGGGGCGACTTTGAATAAGGGGCGTGTGGGGATTTTGCATGGGAATAAAACCTATCTTTTACAAGATGATGAAGGCCAGATTATAGAAAGCCATAGCATTAGTGCTGGGCTTGATTATCCAGGAGTGGGGCCAGAACACAGCTATTTAAAAGAGAGTGGGCGTGCGTTTTATGAAAGCGCAAGCGATGCTGAAGCGCTAGAAGCCTTTAGTTTGTTGTGCCAAAAAGAAGGCATTATCCCAGCGCTAGAAAGCTCTCACGCTTTAGCGTATGCTTTAAAACTCGCTCAAAAATGCGAAGAAGAAAGCATCATCATAGTGAATTTAAGCGGTCGGGGGGATAAGGATTTAAGCACCGTTTATAACGCTTTAAAAGGAGGTTTAAAATGA
- the trpE gene encoding anthranilate synthase component I, with the protein MISLIEKAPYIPYPLALYEKLEQPHTLLFESAEIESKAHTKSLLMAKTCLKLICNHNIVTITSLTPNGVAFLHKLSAFFKTPIQDNALILTYTKNKKTQDEFLKLFEPSPFDALRGLFKSVKTKPKHPFTLLSAGVFSFEMLNFFEDLPHLKANDNTANDFIFYVAQNLIIIDHKEKSAEILGACFDERFKTEIAKELQDLKELAKSIKSDFVPKKSKQSREVSVSCSDSEFEKRALSLQEEIKKGEIFQAVLSRSFYMECLEGLSAYYHLKLSNPSPYMFYIKDSDFILFGASPESALKYNALTNTAEIYPIAGTRLRGKDKQGNIDYDLDSKMEFDLQHDYKERAEHIMLVDLARNDMARVSKKRYCDKLLKVDKYSNVMHLVSRVVGELKKGCDSLHAYRSFMNAGTLSGAPKISAIRLIYQLENQRRGSYGGSVGYLNSEGSMDSCITIRSCFVKNNRAVIQAGAGIVLDSVPQNEANETRAKAQALIDAIRKTSL; encoded by the coding sequence ATGATCAGTCTCATAGAAAAAGCCCCTTACATTCCCTATCCCCTAGCTCTTTATGAAAAGTTAGAGCAACCACACACCTTGCTTTTTGAAAGCGCTGAGATTGAGAGCAAAGCGCACACCAAATCCCTTTTAATGGCTAAGACTTGTTTGAAGCTCATTTGCAACCACAATATCGTAACTATCACTAGCCTAACACCTAATGGCGTGGCGTTTTTGCACAAATTGAGTGCGTTTTTTAAAACGCCTATACAAGACAATGCCCTAATCTTAACCTACACCAAAAATAAAAAAACGCAAGATGAGTTTTTAAAACTCTTTGAGCCTAGCCCTTTTGACGCTTTAAGGGGGCTTTTTAAAAGCGTTAAAACAAAACCCAAACACCCCTTTACGCTTTTAAGCGCGGGCGTTTTTTCTTTTGAAATGCTCAATTTTTTTGAAGACTTGCCCCACTTAAAAGCAAACGATAATACCGCAAATGACTTTATTTTTTATGTCGCGCAAAATTTGATCATCATAGATCATAAAGAAAAAAGCGCTGAAATCTTGGGGGCGTGTTTTGATGAACGCTTTAAAACAGAGATAGCTAAAGAATTACAAGACTTAAAAGAGTTGGCTAAAAGCATCAAAAGCGACTTTGTCCCTAAAAAATCCAAGCAAAGTAGAGAAGTTAGCGTTAGTTGCAGCGATAGCGAGTTTGAAAAAAGAGCGCTATCCTTACAAGAAGAAATCAAAAAAGGCGAGATTTTTCAAGCGGTGTTGTCGCGCAGCTTTTATATGGAGTGCTTGGAGGGTTTGAGTGCGTATTACCATTTAAAGCTCTCTAATCCTAGCCCCTATATGTTCTATATCAAAGACAGCGATTTTATTCTTTTTGGGGCAAGCCCTGAGAGCGCCTTAAAATACAACGCTTTAACCAACACGGCTGAAATTTATCCCATTGCTGGCACCCGTTTAAGGGGTAAGGACAAACAGGGGAATATTGATTACGATTTAGATAGTAAAATGGAATTTGATTTGCAACACGACTATAAAGAAAGGGCTGAACACATCATGCTAGTGGATTTAGCCAGAAACGACATGGCCAGAGTTTCAAAAAAACGCTATTGCGATAAGCTTTTAAAAGTGGATAAGTATTCCAATGTCATGCATTTAGTCTCAAGAGTTGTTGGGGAATTGAAAAAAGGGTGCGATAGTTTGCATGCTTACAGGAGCTTTATGAACGCCGGCACGCTTAGCGGGGCGCCTAAAATCTCTGCGATCAGGCTCATTTACCAATTAGAAAACCAAAGGAGAGGCTCTTATGGGGGGAGTGTGGGGTATTTAAATAGCGAGGGTTCTATGGATTCTTGCATCACCATCCGTTCATGTTTTGTTAAAAACAATAGAGCGGTGATCCAAGCAGGAGCCGGTATCGTGTTAGACAGCGTGCCGCAAAACGAAGCGAATGAAACAAGAGCCAAAGCGCAAGCCCTTATTGATGCGATCAGGAAAACAAGCTTATGA
- a CDS encoding aminodeoxychorismate/anthranilate synthase component II: MKIFFIDNFDSFSYNLVYELECLGYEVAVYQNDIDPSYLMGLMNEESKTPLLFISPGPGNPSSSGNLLKIIEMAKKKFPILGVCLGLQALAQSYGAKIIRSKEIVHGKATTIVLKKHAVFKGLGESMVVGRYHSLMASGLPKNLEVIAEHDNIPMAIVNEEDRILAYQFHPESIMTLQGRALLEQSVGFLRGLS; encoded by the coding sequence ATGAAAATCTTTTTTATAGATAATTTTGATTCTTTCTCTTATAACTTGGTGTATGAATTAGAGTGTTTGGGTTATGAAGTGGCTGTTTATCAAAACGATATTGATCCGAGTTATCTTATGGGTTTAATGAATGAAGAATCAAAAACCCCTTTATTGTTCATTTCACCAGGACCTGGTAATCCTAGCAGTTCAGGCAATCTTTTAAAAATCATTGAAATGGCTAAAAAGAAATTCCCCATTTTAGGGGTTTGCTTAGGCTTACAGGCTTTAGCGCAAAGCTATGGGGCTAAAATCATAAGGAGTAAAGAAATCGTGCATGGCAAAGCGACGACTATTGTGCTCAAAAAGCATGCCGTTTTTAAAGGTTTAGGGGAAAGCATGGTGGTGGGGCGTTACCATTCTTTAATGGCAAGCGGGTTGCCTAAAAATTTAGAAGTGATCGCTGAGCATGACAATATCCCTATGGCTATTGTCAATGAAGAAGATAGAATCCTAGCCTATCAATTCCACCCTGAAAGCATCATGACTTTACAAGGGAGGGCGTTGTTAGAGCAAAGCGTGGGGTTTTTAAGAGGGTTATCATGA
- the trpA gene encoding tryptophan synthase subunit alpha yields MRYQNMFETLKKQDKMAFIPFVTLGDPNYEWSFEIIKTLIDSGVNALELGFAFSDPVADGVIIQASHLRALKHASMAKNFQLLRALRDYNPHIPIGLLAYANLIFSYGVDNFYAQIKECGVDSVLIADMPLIEKELVIKSAQKHQIKQIFIASPNASDKDLEQAAMHSQGYIYTLARSGVTGISHALENNASAIIKTLKAFSPTPALLGFGISQKEHIKNAKGMGADGVICGSALVKIIEENLNNENAMLERIKGFIGEMIF; encoded by the coding sequence ATGAGGTATCAAAACATGTTTGAAACCTTAAAAAAACAAGACAAAATGGCGTTTATCCCGTTTGTAACCTTGGGCGATCCCAATTATGAATGGAGTTTTGAAATCATTAAAACCCTAATTGATAGCGGGGTGAACGCTTTAGAATTGGGCTTTGCTTTCTCAGATCCGGTAGCGGATGGCGTTATTATACAAGCGAGCCATTTAAGGGCGTTAAAACACGCTAGCATGGCTAAAAATTTCCAGCTTTTAAGGGCGCTCAGAGATTACAATCCCCACATTCCCATAGGGCTTTTAGCGTATGCGAATCTCATTTTTTCTTATGGCGTGGACAATTTTTACGCCCAAATCAAAGAATGCGGCGTGGATAGCGTTTTAATAGCGGATATGCCCCTGATAGAAAAAGAATTAGTCATCAAATCCGCTCAAAAACACCAAATCAAACAAATCTTTATCGCCAGCCCTAATGCGAGTGATAAAGATTTAGAACAAGCCGCTATGCATTCGCAAGGCTATATCTACACTTTAGCCAGGAGTGGGGTTACAGGGATAAGCCATGCTCTAGAGAACAATGCAAGCGCGATCATCAAAACCTTAAAAGCCTTTAGCCCTACCCCAGCCTTACTGGGCTTTGGCATTTCTCAAAAAGAACACATCAAAAACGCTAAAGGCATGGGCGCTGATGGCGTGATTTGCGGCTCAGCGTTAGTTAAAATCATAGAAGAAAATTTGAACAATGAAAACGCCATGCTAGAAAGAATTAAAGGGTTTATAGGAGAAATGATTTTTTAA
- the rpsM gene encoding 30S ribosomal protein S13 has product MARIAGVDLPKKKRVEYALTYIYGIGLKSSREILEAVGISFDKRVHELSEDEVSSIAKKIQQSYLVEGDLRKKVQMDIKSLMDLGNYRGIRHRKGLPVRGQTTKNNARTRKGKKKTVGSK; this is encoded by the coding sequence ATGGCAAGGATTGCTGGTGTAGATTTACCAAAAAAGAAGAGAGTAGAGTATGCCCTTACCTATATCTATGGGATTGGGCTTAAGAGTTCTAGAGAGATTTTAGAAGCGGTAGGCATTTCTTTTGACAAGCGCGTGCATGAATTGAGCGAAGATGAAGTGTCTAGCATCGCTAAAAAAATCCAACAAAGCTACTTAGTAGAGGGCGATTTGCGTAAAAAAGTTCAAATGGATATTAAATCTTTAATGGACTTGGGGAATTATCGTGGGATCAGGCACCGTAAGGGTCTTCCTGTGAGAGGCCAAACCACTAAAAATAACGCTAGGACTCGTAAGGGTAAGAAAAAAACCGTGGGTAGCAAGTAG
- the rpsK gene encoding 30S ribosomal protein S11, producing MAKRNVVAKKKVVKKNIARGVVYISATFNNTNITITDEMGNVICWSTAGGLGFKGSKKSTPYAAQQAVESALSKAKEHGVKEVGIKVQGPGSGRETAIKSVGATEGVKVLWIKDITPLPHNGCRPPKRRRV from the coding sequence ATGGCTAAGAGAAATGTAGTGGCTAAAAAGAAAGTAGTCAAAAAGAATATTGCTAGAGGGGTTGTTTATATTTCAGCGACCTTTAATAATACCAACATCACTATCACTGATGAAATGGGCAATGTGATTTGCTGGAGCACGGCGGGCGGTTTAGGGTTTAAAGGCTCTAAAAAATCCACCCCTTATGCGGCCCAACAAGCTGTAGAAAGCGCTCTAAGCAAGGCTAAAGAACATGGCGTTAAAGAAGTGGGCATTAAGGTTCAAGGGCCAGGTAGTGGGCGTGAGACCGCCATTAAGAGCGTGGGCGCGACAGAGGGCGTTAAAGTGCTTTGGATTAAAGACATCACCCCACTCCCTCATAATGGTTGCAGACCCCCTAAAAGAAGAAGAGTGTAA
- the trpD gene encoding anthranilate phosphoribosyltransferase, with translation MKDILNTLYHQKDLNDEEVKKLFTLIIHEKVSPAQFGAILCALKIKGESFKEISVAATMLLEHAPKPFNSGLDLIDNCGTGGDGLKTINISTIAALIASSMGLSMAKHGSRSVSSHSGSADLLENLGVNIEMNPTQLENCFKQTHFGFLFAPLYHQSFKKSAPLRKELFTKTIFNCLGPLINPLRPKIQLLGVYDKSLCKTMALALKALGVKRAMVVNGGGTDEIVLHDITHACELKNNEILEYDLSAKDFDLPPYDLKELQIGNAKESAQACLDILENKGKDSHTMVVVANVASLLYLSHKAKDLKEGVGMTLEHLKTKAPYAHLQKIIRLSHA, from the coding sequence ATGAAAGATATTTTAAACACCCTTTATCATCAAAAAGACTTGAACGATGAAGAAGTTAAAAAGTTATTCACCCTCATTATCCACGAAAAAGTAAGCCCAGCGCAATTTGGGGCCATTTTATGCGCTTTAAAAATCAAGGGCGAGAGCTTTAAGGAGATTAGCGTTGCTGCAACCATGCTTTTAGAGCATGCCCCTAAGCCTTTTAACAGCGGCTTGGATTTAATAGACAATTGCGGCACAGGAGGCGATGGGTTAAAAACGATTAACATCAGCACGATTGCTGCGCTCATTGCCAGCTCTATGGGGTTATCTATGGCCAAACACGGATCAAGGAGCGTGTCCAGCCATAGCGGGAGCGCGGATTTGTTGGAAAATTTGGGCGTGAATATTGAAATGAACCCCACGCAATTAGAAAATTGTTTCAAACAAACGCATTTTGGGTTTTTATTCGCACCCTTATACCATCAAAGTTTTAAAAAATCCGCCCCTTTAAGAAAAGAGCTTTTCACTAAAACGATTTTTAATTGCTTAGGGCCTTTAATCAACCCCTTAAGGCCAAAAATCCAGCTTTTAGGCGTGTATGACAAATCTTTGTGCAAGACTATGGCACTAGCGTTAAAGGCTTTGGGCGTTAAAAGGGCGATGGTGGTTAATGGAGGGGGGACGGATGAAATCGTGTTGCATGACATTACGCATGCGTGTGAATTGAAAAATAATGAAATTTTAGAGTATGACTTGAGCGCTAAAGATTTTGATTTACCCCCCTATGATTTGAAAGAATTACAGATTGGAAACGCCAAAGAAAGCGCTCAAGCGTGTTTAGATATTTTAGAAAATAAAGGAAAGGATTCGCACACGATGGTGGTTGTGGCGAATGTGGCGAGTTTGTTGTATTTAAGCCATAAAGCTAAAGATTTAAAAGAGGGCGTGGGCATGACTTTAGAGCATTTAAAAACCAAAGCGCCTTATGCGCATTTGCAAAAAATCATAAGGCTAAGCCATGCCTAG
- the rpsD gene encoding 30S ribosomal protein S4: MARYRGAVERLERRFGVSLALKGERRLSGKSALDKRAYGPGQHGQRRAKTSDYGLQLKEKQKAKMMYGISEKQFRSIFVEANRLDGNTGENLIRLIERRLDNVVYRMGFATTRSSARQLVTHGHVLVDGKRLDIPSYFVRSGQKIEIKEKTKSNSQVVRAMELTAQTGIVPWIDVEKDKKYGIFTRYPEREEVVVPIEERLIVELYSK; the protein is encoded by the coding sequence ATGGCAAGATATAGAGGCGCAGTAGAAAGACTAGAAAGGCGTTTTGGGGTTTCTTTAGCCTTAAAAGGTGAAAGGCGATTGAGTGGGAAGAGCGCGCTAGATAAAAGGGCTTATGGGCCAGGCCAGCATGGGCAAAGACGCGCTAAGACTTCTGATTACGGGTTGCAGCTGAAAGAAAAGCAAAAAGCTAAAATGATGTATGGCATTTCTGAAAAGCAATTCAGGAGTATTTTTGTGGAAGCCAATCGCTTGGACGGCAATACGGGTGAAAACCTTATCCGCTTGATTGAAAGAAGATTGGACAATGTTGTCTATCGCATGGGGTTTGCGACCACTAGAAGCTCTGCTAGGCAATTGGTAACGCATGGGCATGTGCTTGTGGATGGTAAGCGTTTGGATATTCCCTCTTATTTCGTGCGTTCAGGGCAAAAAATTGAGATCAAAGAAAAAACCAAGAGCAACTCTCAAGTGGTGCGCGCGATGGAATTGACAGCTCAAACAGGGATTGTGCCATGGATTGATGTGGAAAAAGATAAAAAATACGGCATCTTCACCCGCTACCCTGAAAGAGAAGAAGTGGTTGTCCCTATTGAAGAAAGACTCATTGTAGAATTGTATTCTAAGTAA
- a CDS encoding DNA-directed RNA polymerase subunit alpha, translated as MKVIKTAPLIPSEIKVLEKEGNRVKISLAPFEFGYAVTLAHPIRRLLLLSSVGYAPIGLKIEGVHHEFDSLRGVTEDVSLFIMNLKNIRFIAKALVGQDSSLENQSVVVDYSFKGPMELRARDLNSEHIEIVNPEMPLATINEDAQLNFSLIIYKGMGYVPSENTRELMPEGYMPLDGSFTPIKKVVYEIENVLVEGDPNYEKIIFDIETDGQIDPYKAFLSAVKVMSKQLGVFGERPIANTEYSGDYAQRDDAKDLSAKIESMNLSARCFNCLDKIGIKYVGELVLMSEEELKGVKNMGKKSYDEIAEKLNDLGYPVGTELSPEQRESLKKRLEKLEDKGGND; from the coding sequence ATGAAAGTTATCAAAACAGCACCTTTGATCCCATCAGAAATTAAGGTGCTAGAGAAAGAGGGCAATCGGGTTAAGATTTCTCTGGCTCCATTTGAGTTTGGTTACGCTGTTACGCTCGCTCATCCTATTAGAAGGCTTTTGCTTTTAAGCTCTGTGGGGTATGCTCCTATAGGTTTAAAGATTGAAGGCGTCCATCATGAGTTTGACTCACTAAGGGGGGTTACTGAAGATGTGTCGCTTTTTATCATGAATTTAAAGAATATCCGTTTTATAGCTAAGGCGTTAGTGGGGCAGGATAGCTCTTTAGAAAACCAATCGGTTGTGGTGGATTATTCTTTTAAAGGGCCTATGGAGCTTAGGGCTAGGGATTTGAATTCTGAGCATATAGAAATCGTCAATCCTGAAATGCCTCTAGCCACAATCAACGAAGACGCTCAATTGAATTTTTCGCTCATTATCTATAAAGGAATGGGGTATGTCCCAAGCGAAAACACAAGGGAATTAATGCCTGAGGGCTACATGCCACTAGACGGCTCTTTCACGCCGATTAAAAAGGTCGTTTATGAGATTGAAAACGTTTTGGTTGAGGGCGATCCCAACTATGAAAAAATCATTTTTGATATTGAAACAGACGGGCAGATTGACCCTTATAAAGCGTTTTTGTCAGCGGTGAAAGTGATGAGCAAGCAACTGGGCGTTTTTGGCGAAAGACCCATTGCTAACACGGAGTATTCAGGCGATTACGCTCAAAGAGATGACGCTAAAGATTTGAGCGCTAAGATTGAAAGCATGAATTTGAGCGCTAGGTGTTTTAATTGCTTGGATAAAATCGGCATCAAGTATGTGGGCGAACTCGTGTTGATGAGCGAAGAAGAGCTTAAGGGCGTGAAAAACATGGGTAAAAAATCCTATGATGAAATCGCTGAAAAATTGAATGATTTGGGCTATCCGGTAGGCACAGAATTAAGCCCTGAACAAAGAGAAAGCTTAAAGAAAAGATTAGAAAAATTAGAAGATAAAGGAGGTAACGACTGA
- the trpCF gene encoding bifunctional indole-3-glycerol-phosphate synthase TrpC/phosphoribosylanthranilate isomerase TrpF yields the protein MPSVLENILKDKLLEVSALKKNHTLPANITPSDRDFKKALLEKRTSFILECKKASPSRGLIRKDFDLLKITKTYEKFASCISVLADSKYFLGSYENIKIVSQHSTKPILCKDFIIDAFQIKLARMMGANAVLLMLSALDDKNYLELFNLAKSLNMSVLTEVSNQQEIERLLKLQYDIIGINNRDLHTLTTDINNTLKLHSLLPKDALVVSESGIHSHVQIKALAPYVNGFLVGSSLMKEKDLKKACIKLILGENKVCGLTRIKDAKAVYKNHFIYGGLIFEKSSPRYIKPKEALKITKAVKKLDFVGVFVKDSIKKIQKIARKLDLKAVQLYGYSQKEIAQLKKALPKTCVIWQVVNAMDANDLVPKIKEASLILYDTKGDKMGGNGVSFDWGILENVKTPFMLAGGLNLDNIQKALKVKALGLDFNSGLEISPGIKNKDKIKRLARILREY from the coding sequence ATGCCTAGCGTGTTAGAAAACATCCTTAAAGACAAGCTCCTAGAAGTTTCTGCACTCAAAAAAAATCACACCTTGCCCGCAAACATAACCCCAAGCGATAGGGATTTTAAAAAAGCGTTATTGGAAAAAAGGACAAGCTTTATTTTAGAATGTAAAAAAGCATCGCCCTCTAGAGGTTTAATCAGAAAAGATTTTGATCTGTTAAAAATAACCAAGACTTATGAAAAATTTGCCTCTTGCATTTCAGTTTTAGCTGATTCTAAATATTTTTTAGGCTCTTATGAAAACATTAAGATCGTTTCGCAGCATTCCACCAAGCCTATTTTGTGTAAAGATTTTATCATTGACGCTTTTCAGATCAAACTCGCTAGAATGATGGGAGCTAATGCGGTGCTTTTAATGTTAAGTGCGTTAGATGATAAAAATTATTTAGAGCTTTTCAACCTCGCCAAATCCTTAAACATGAGCGTGTTAACTGAAGTTTCCAACCAGCAAGAAATTGAGCGCTTGCTCAAACTCCAATACGACATTATAGGCATCAATAACAGGGATTTGCACACCCTGACAACCGACATTAACAACACGCTCAAATTGCACTCTCTCTTGCCTAAAGACGCGCTCGTGGTGAGCGAGTCCGGCATTCATTCGCATGTACAAATCAAAGCCCTAGCCCCTTATGTGAATGGCTTTTTAGTGGGCAGCTCTTTAATGAAAGAAAAGGATTTGAAAAAAGCATGCATTAAATTGATTTTAGGCGAAAATAAAGTGTGCGGGCTTACAAGGATTAAAGACGCTAAAGCCGTTTATAAAAACCATTTCATTTATGGGGGTTTGATTTTTGAAAAATCTTCGCCCCGATACATCAAGCCTAAAGAAGCCCTAAAGATTACAAAAGCGGTTAAAAAATTGGATTTTGTGGGCGTGTTTGTGAAAGATAGCATTAAAAAAATTCAAAAAATCGCTAGAAAGCTTGATTTAAAAGCGGTGCAGCTTTATGGCTATTCGCAAAAAGAAATCGCTCAATTGAAAAAAGCGCTCCCTAAAACTTGCGTGATTTGGCAAGTAGTGAATGCGATGGACGCTAACGATTTAGTGCCTAAAATTAAAGAAGCTTCTCTAATCTTATACGACACTAAGGGGGATAAAATGGGAGGCAATGGCGTGAGTTTTGATTGGGGTATTTTAGAAAATGTCAAAACGCCTTTCATGTTAGCTGGTGGGCTTAATTTGGATAATATTCAAAAAGCCTTGAAAGTTAAAGCGTTGGGTTTGGATTTCAATTCCGGTTTGGAAATAAGCCCCGGGATTAAAAATAAGGATAAAATCAAGCGATTAGCCCGAATTTTAAGAGAGTATTAA
- a CDS encoding glycosyltransferase family 9 protein, with the protein MDFVGFEDLKCKDKENSQKVFVIRNDKLGDFILAIPALIALKQAFLEKGKEVYLGVVVPSYTTPIALEFPFIDEVIIEDNHLSATLKNKPIDALIFLFSNFKNARLAFSLRKSIPYILAPKTKIYSWLYQKSVRQSRSLCLKTEYEYNLDLIHVFCKDHNLPNASIKKIAWKLKDKSKERLIIASKLNADVGLLWIGVHMHSGGSSPVLPASHFIKLIDFLHNNLSCEIILICGPGERKATEELLKKVPFAHLYDTSHSLVDLAKLCANLSVYIGNASGPLHMNALFDNQSVGFYPNELSASIARWRPFNEQFLGITPPNGSNDMGLIDIKKESEKIMGFITKNFSHHAQER; encoded by the coding sequence ATGGATTTTGTAGGGTTTGAAGATTTAAAATGCAAAGATAAAGAAAACTCTCAAAAAGTTTTTGTGATCCGTAACGATAAGTTAGGCGATTTTATTTTAGCCATACCCGCTTTAATCGCTCTAAAGCAAGCTTTTTTAGAAAAAGGCAAGGAAGTGTATTTGGGCGTGGTTGTGCCTAGCTATACCACCCCAATCGCTTTAGAATTCCCTTTCATTGATGAAGTCATTATAGAAGATAACCATTTGAGCGCCACTCTCAAAAATAAACCCATTGACGCTCTTATCTTTTTATTTTCTAATTTTAAAAACGCTAGACTCGCTTTTAGTTTGAGAAAATCCATTCCTTATATCCTAGCCCCTAAGACTAAAATCTATTCTTGGCTTTATCAAAAGAGCGTGCGCCAAAGCCGATCGCTGTGTTTAAAAACCGAATACGAATACAATTTGGATCTCATTCATGTGTTTTGTAAAGATCATAATCTCCCTAACGCTTCAATTAAAAAAATCGCATGGAAGCTTAAAGACAAATCCAAAGAGCGATTGATTATCGCTTCAAAACTCAACGCTGATGTTGGTTTGTTGTGGATTGGCGTGCATATGCATAGCGGAGGCAGTTCGCCCGTATTGCCCGCTTCACACTTTATTAAATTGATTGATTTTTTACACAACAATTTAAGTTGTGAGATCATTCTTATTTGCGGGCCAGGCGAGAGGAAAGCCACAGAAGAACTCCTTAAAAAAGTCCCTTTCGCCCACCTTTATGATACGAGCCATAGTTTAGTGGATTTAGCCAAATTGTGCGCGAATTTAAGCGTCTATATCGGGAACGCTTCAGGCCCTTTGCATATGAACGCTTTATTTGACAACCAATCTGTCGGGTTTTATCCTAACGAACTCAGCGCCTCTATTGCCAGATGGCGGCCTTTCAACGAACAATTTTTAGGCATCACCCCGCCTAATGGATCAAACGACATGGGTTTGATTGACATTAAAAAAGAAAGCGAAAAGATTATGGGATTTATCACAAAAAATTTTTCTCATCACGCGCAAGAAAGATAA